The genome window GCCGTGAAGCCGACCTGTTTGTGATGGAAGGGCTTTTCACCACTGTTACCAATGTGAACTTTGATCCGGATGATATTGCAATGGTGATCCGCCGCGGCGCGAAGCTGTGCGACTTTGAACCCGCTGCCGACATGGATGGTCTGGTGAAACAGGGCGAGGCCGTTGGTATTGAAAGCCGCAAGAACACCCTCGGCGATGATATTACCGGTCTGCAGGAACTGATTCTGTACGGTCTCAAAGGGATGGCCGCTTATGCCGATCACGCCTACATCCTCGGCAAGGAAGACGACTCTGTGTTCGCGTTTTTCCACGAAGCACTGGCCTCACTCAAACAGGATACTCCGACCGTTGACGCGCTGTTCAGCCTCGCCATGAAAGTGGGTGAAGTCAACCTGACCGTCATGGGTCTGCTCGACGAAGCCAACACCGGCACCTACGGCCATCCCGTACCGACTCCGGTCAATATCAACGCGGTTAAAGGCAAAGCCATTCTGATTTCCGGCCACGACCTCAAAGATCTGGCCCTGCTGCTGGAGCAGACCGAAGGCAAAGGCATTAACATCTACACCCACGGTGAAATGCTCCCGTGCCACGGCTATCCGGAACTGAAAAAATACAAGCACCTCGTCGGTAACTACGGCGGTGCCTGGCAGGATCAGCGCGCTGAATTCGAGGCCTTCCCCGGTGCGATTCTGATGACCACCAACTGCATCCAGAAGCCGAAGGAAAACTACAAAGCCCGCATTTTCACCTGCGGTCTTGTCCAGTGGCCCGGCGTACAGCACATCGATAACGGCGATTTCTCACCGGTCATCGAAGCCGCGCTGGAAGCCCCCGGATTCCCGGAAACCGAGCCCGAAAAAAACATCATGGTCGGCTTCGGTCATAATGCGGTAATGAGCGTGGCCCCGACGGTTATCGACGCGGTGAAAAGCGGAGCGCTCAAGCACTTCTTCCTGATCGGTGGATGCGACGGCGCCAAGAGCGGACGCAACTATTACACCGACTTCGCAGAAGCTGTGCCGGACGACTGCGCAATCCTCACGCTGGCCTGTGGAAAATACCGTTTCAACAAGCTGGAGTTCGGCGAGATCGGCGGCATTCCGCGCCTGCTCGACATCGGGCAGTGCAACGACGCCTTCAGTGCCATCCAGATTGCCATCGCACTGGCCGGCGCCTTTGACTGCGGCGTCAACGATCTGCCGCTGTCGATGATCCTGTCGTGGTACGAGCAGAAAGCCATCTGCATCCTGCTGACGCTGCTGCACCTCGGCATCAAAGACATCAAAGTCGGACCGAGCCTGCCAGCGTTCATTACGCCTCCTGTGCTCAACGTGCTGGTTGAGAAATTCAACATCGCACCGACCACCACTGCCGAAGCCGACCTGGCGCAGTGTCTGGGCAACTAAAGATTCCGCGCAATGGAAGGACCGGTACAGGGGTGCACTGTCACCTCTGTGCCGGGTTTTTTCAAAGGAAAGGCTGATATGTATCAGGAATCCGTTGACGCAGCTGTCCAGCTCGGTGTGAAAAAGACGGTTTTTTTGAAGAACAATCCACTGGGTTACTTTATCGCCTCTATGCTGGCGGGCCTCTATGTGGGCCTCGGCACTATTCTGATTTTTTCGGTCGGAGCACCGTTCGATCAGGCGGACAGTCCGGCGGTTAAACTGGTGATGGGGGTCTCGTTCGCAATCGCCTTAACGCTGGTGGTCTTTGCTGGATCGGAACTGTTTACGGGAAATACCATGTATCTGACGTTTTCCGGTCTGGCCCGGAAGACCCGCATCCGTGACCTGCTGAACATCTGGACGGTTTCATGGATCGGGAACCTCCTCGGTTCGCTGGCATTGGCCTGGCTGGTGGTGTTTTCCGGCAGTATCGATCATGCGTTTCCAATGATTGGAAAAGTGACCGCGGCCAAAATGAGTGTGGAACCCGGTGCCCTGGTCGCGCGCGGCCTGCTGTGCAACCTGCTGGTCTGTCTGGCGCTTTGGACTGCAGGGCGCACGCGTTCAGACGCTGCGAAAATCATGCTGATCGGACTTTGCCTGTTTGCATTTATCGGATCCGGCTTTGAGCACAGCATCGCCAATATGTCCCTGTTGGCCATGGGGTTATTTGCCCATGCGGGCGATGGCATCAACTGGGGCGGATATTTTTACAACCTGCTCTGGGTTACGTTCGGGAACATTCTCGGCGGCGCAGTGGTGCTGGCCGGGGCATATCATTTGGCATCACGAAACCGCTGAGGCACTGAAGGAGACTCACCATGATACAAAAAGAAAAGCTGGTGATCGTAGGCAACGGAATGGCTGCGGGAAAACTAGTCGAAGAAATTTTAAGCCGCTCCCCGGAGCAATACGCCATCACCGTCATTGGCGATGAACCGTGCGGAAACTACAACCGCATCAAACTGGTCATAAAACTCAAAGAGCCGGATCTGCCGGATTTCTTTCTGAACACTCCGGAATGGTACGCAGACAACGGGGTCGAAGCGCTGCTCGGACAAGCGGTTTCAGTCATCGACCGCGCCGCAAAATCTGTGACGCTCGCAGACGGCCGGATCGTCTCCTACGACAAGCTGGTGCTGGCTACCGGTTCTCATCCGTTCATTCCGCCGATGACCGGCCTGGACCTGCCCGGCGTCTTCGCCCTGCGCAAACTGGAGGATGTCGGTCACATCCGAACTTTTCTGAAAGACAAAAGCCATACCATCGTGCTGGGCGGTGGCCTGCTGGGTCTGGAACTGGCGCTGATGCTGCGGCTGATTGGCAAGCAGGTGACCGTTTCGCACCTGATGCCGTCATTGATGGAGCTGCAGCTTCCCGAGGAGGCCGGCAACTATCTCAAGCGTCATCTCGAAGAGCTGGGCGTCAACTTTGTGATGGGCACCTACATCACGGATCTTCTCGGCTCGACGGCCGGGGTGGAGGAAGTCCGCTTTAAAGACGGATCGTCTATCAAAACCGACGCCGTCTTTTTCAACTGCGGCATCCGTCCGAACAAGGATTTGGCCGAGCAGGCCGGACTGGTCTTCAACAAAGGAATTGCGGTCAACGACCGTCTGCAGACCAGCGATCCGTTCATTTACGCTTGCGGCGAGTGCATCGAATTCAAAGGCGAGACGTGGGGACTCGTTGCGCCGGTCTATGAACAGTCCCGGACGCTGGCTGCTGTCCTGTGCGGCGAACAGGTCGCTTATGCCCCGTCGGCCCCTGTGCCCGCCCGCCTGAAATCCGACATCCCGGTTATCAGCATGGGACGTTTTAAACCCGAACCCGGCGATGAAGTTTCGCACTATACGGACCCGCACGGTGCGGTCTATAAACAGCTCATCATTCAGGACGAACGGATCAAAGGAGCGGTACTCGTTGGGGAGGACCTCAACGCGGATGCCATCGAACTGCATTACAGCGCCAAAATTCCCGTTCCCGCCCGCCGCGCCGACCTGCTCTTTCCCGGAGCCCGCGCCGGTGACGCCATCATGGACGGATCAAATATTCCGGATGACGCGCAGGTCTGCGACTGCAATGGTGTCTGCGCCGGAAAAATCCGCAAGGCCATCGCGAACGGCAGCGATACGCTCTATAAGGTAATGCTCAACACCCGGGCCGGCACCGGTTGCGGAAACTGCAAAAACAAGCTCAAGGCGCTTCTCATCTCCGAAGTGGGCGAGCTTCGGGAAGATCCGGCTGAAAAATATTATGCCGCCGGTGTCCCGATGGATCGTGAGGAACTCACTGCATTTATCCGCGCGAACAGCCTGCGCTCCGTGTCGCAGGTGCTGCATTCAGTGCCGAATGCAGTGGACGACTCCAAAACCCGCATGGCGCTCGACTATCTTCTGGATTACATCTGGAGCTCCGACTATGTCCTCGAAGAGGATTCGCGCTGTGCCAACGACCGTTACTCCGGAAATATTCAGAAGGACGGCCGCTTCAGCGTCATTCCCAACATGGCCGGAGGCCAGACGACCAGTGCTCATCTGCGGGCCATTGCTGACGTGGCCGACAAATACGGCGCACTCATCAAAGTCACCGGTGCCGATCGCATCGGACTCTATTCCGTCGATAAAACCGACCTGAAAAACGTCTGGGACGAGTTGCAGATGGGGTCCGGCCACGCCTTCACCAAATGCTTCCGTGCCTGCAAAGCCTGCGTGGGTTCCACCCACTGCCGCTTCGGGCTGAAAGACTCCCTTGAACTCGGCCGCGTACTCGGAGAACGCTATCGCGGACTGCGTTCACCCGCCAAAGTCAAAATGGGTGTTTCCGGCTGTCCGCGCAACTGCTCCGAAGCCACCATCAAAGATTTCGGCGTGGTCGCCGTTGAAGGTGGATGGGATATTTTCATCGGCGGCAACGGCGGCGCTCAGGTGTACGTCGCGCAGAAAATCGCGCAGGTCAAAACCGACGACGAAGTGATCCGTATCGCCGACCGTTTCTACGAATATTACTGCCGGAACGCCAAATACGGAGAACGCAGTGCTCATTTTATCGAGCGGGTCGGTCTTAAAACCGTTGTCGATGCCATCCTCCACGCACCGGAAGAAGAACTGTGCGAGCTCGAAACCCGTTTTGCACAGCTTCGCGAAAACTACAAGGATCCGTGGGAGAATCTCACAGACACAATGGGAGCAGGTATGGAACCGATCCAACCGGAAACCGATGATGGATTTACACAAATCGCGCTCGTCGAAGACATGCCGCCCGGCACGTCACAGGAAATCGTGATCAGCAATCATCCGGTCGCGGTCTTTCATACCCGCGACGACCAGTGGATCGCCACCGACGGACGCTGTCCCCATGAGCAGGGTCCGCTGATCGACTGCATCATCGGTAACGGCCGTCTCACCTGTCCCATCCACAGCTATTCCTTTGATATTAAAACAGGCGCCTGTGACAACCCCGACATTGATCCGCTCAGAATCTATACCATCGAGTTTCGAAATGGCCGGGTTCTGGTGAAGCCGCAAATCGCCGACATAGGAAGAGGGGTTGTGAAATGACACCTCTGTCCCGGAGGTGGGAACGGCCGGAGGTGGTGGCTACACTCTCTGCGACATCGCCGAATGATAAACTGATGCAGTTTGCGGAGAAGGAGCTCGGTCGAAGCATTGATCCGTGTTTGCTCGATATCGGCTGCGGAGCAGGGTGTAACGCCGTTCCGCTGGCAGGCCGCGGCTGGAATGTACTTGGGCTTGACCTGTCGGATCCCATGCTCGAAGCGGCGCGGCGGCGTGCACAGCAGGAGGGTCTGACCGAACGCCTTCGGTTTCAATCGGCTTCTATGGATCGGCTGCCTCTGGCGGATCAGAGCTTCGATTTTATTGTGGCTCACGGGATCTGGAACCTGGCCCGTTCCGTCGCTGAGTTTCGGACGGCGGTCAGCGAGGCCGCGCGCGTCGCGCGACCGGGAGCGCCGCTTTTTGTGTTTACGTTCTCCCGCAACACACTGCCGGAGGATGCGGAGCCTGTTTTGGGAGAGCAGTTTGTGTTTACCCAGTTTGCCGGCGAACCGCAGTGTTTTTTAACGGAAGCGCAGCTGGTTGAAGAGTTGGAGGCTGTCGGGTTTATCCGGGAGCCGGGCGAATCGATAACCGAATATAATCGGAGAAAATGCGGTGAATTGCAGTCCGGCGGCGCTCCGGTTCTGTATGAGGGAATTTTCAGGAGATGTTAATCATCAAGCAGGCTTGCGGTTGCTTCGGCGGTTTGTTTGTCGATGCGAATCAGTACGAGGCATTGTTCCGTCTGTTCGCTTTCGACGGTCGGATCTCCGGCGCAGGCGCAGCCCGGCGTGCGGGAGGTATAAAAAATCTGTGTTTTGATCTCGATAGCTCCGGGAAGTTCCTGAGTGCTGAGAATCACAGCCTCAATGGAGTCGTCCAGTGCATAGCTGCCGGCCTTCAGACCCTGTTGAAGAGGCAAGGTATTGCTGTCCAGTGCAGCAATGTTTTTTTTCAGTACTGCAGCGAACTCCGGATGTCCCCATGCTTTTAATACACTTCGGAAATCGGCCATTTGTGTCTCCATTTACCGGAAGTCAGTTTCCGTTATTGAAGGGTTTTCTTAGCTCGGGTCAAGGACAGATTGTTTGAGAGGAGATAATGTTCCTTTGTCAATCAGCTTCAACCCCGGTACAAAAGTGGGTTCGATGGAAAAGACGTGCTGTTCGAAAACAGGATGGTTGCTGATGGCAGGCACGGCCCGTGTCCGCAACGATACAAAAGAGGACTTTTCAGACACAAACATGGAAAGGAGGCCAGACGCCATGAATCTCGAGATAACAAAAAGCATCCCGGTCGAAGCTGCGTTGACGAAAGCGTTTGCTGCGCACACGGACGACGAACGGGTGGTGGAATGAAGATCAAAATCAAACGTATTTACGAGGAGGCGTCTGCCGCGGACGGCTGGCGCGTTCTCGTAGACCGTCTTTGGCCGCGCGGGGTGCGCCGGGAGGAGGCGCAGCTGGATGAGTGGGCCAAAGAGGTTACGCCGAGCGATGCCCTGCGCAAATGGTACGGCCACGATCCCGGGAAATGGGACGAATTCAGCAAAAAGTATCGCGCGGAACTCGAAGAAAAAACGGATGAGCTTACGAAGCTGCTTGAAAGCTGCCCGGAAAAAACGATGACACTGCTGTTTGCGGCCAAAGACGAGACGCACAGCCATGCGGTGGTTCTCAAAGAAGTACTGGACGAACAGTTGAAACAATAAGCTTGTCCATCAGAGCGTACTCAACGTGCGGAATTCTCATTAAAACCTGTTCAGTTCATGGACACGGATCATTCTTCTGGAGAAGCCAGACGATCCAGTGTTTCGCCGAGTCTGCGCGGAATCTCGGAGGTGATGGATGTTCGCAGACTCCGCTGTGCGCGAAGAGTTGCCTGCTCAAAATTGATGTGTCCTTCCCGGCGTGAGTCATTGATCGATAGAATCAGGTTTTGTTTCCGGTCGCGGGCTTCAATCTGATAGCGATAGCGAACAAAAACCAGTGTATCGCGGTGCAGGTCTGTTGGTTGAATATCGACATTTCCGGAAAAAGTCAAAACGGCCGGATTTACCTCAGAAAATCCCATGCCGGTCAGCGCTTCGCGCAGGGCATCCCCAGCATCGCCGGACAGTTCAACAGAGAATGTTATTTTCTGCGCGGCGGCAGCGGTTTCTGCATAGAGCGTTTGCGGATCATATCCCAATGAAAACCGGTTTTGCGCACCGGGATTGATGATGTCGAGCTGCGCGAGCATTCGGTCGTTTTCCAGCGCTTTGCGTACGGCGGCACGCCGGAAGGCGTACGCTCCAACGGGACCCGGGGCCTGGTTGCTCAGGTCGGTCAGCAACTGAACATCGGAACTGTTTTCAGCGATTCGCCGGCGATAGATTGCTGAGGTTTCCGGGCGCGGAAGCAGGGCCGCGATATGAACCCGGCCGTTGTGATCCGTGAAGGTTTCTCCAAACTGGATATTCAGCAGGTTCTGGCTGGATCCGATTTGAACCTGGGTTTTAAGTTCACTGATCCGGGACAGAGATTTTTTGGTCTCTGTGGCGGTTTCAGAAAGAGACTCATTTGCCTGAATCGCGGATTCAAAAATGCGGGCAAGGCCGGCGCTCGCATTGTTTTCAGCTGCACGGCGCGTATCACCTTCGCCGATCGCGACCAGATATTGAGCCTGCGGATAAAGTTCCTGCGGTTTCAGCAGCCAGGCCGGCCGATCATTCGGAGCGGTGGCGCATCCGGCCAGCAGGAGAGCTAGGCTCAATATGCCCTGTTTCATATTCCGTATCTTTCAGTTTAAATAAAATGACTCAATCAGGTTCAGTCCCGATGTATCAATGTTCACCGTGCGAACATCGCTGTGCAGAAGCATACCGCCGGATGAAACATACTCAAATTCAATTCGATGCATGCCGGGAGTCAGTTCTGTTTCCGCCACGCAGGCGCGCGCTGGAAAAAATCTGGAAATGCGAAGGTCGGCATGTTCGGTCACACCGACTCCGGCGCCGGCCAGCAACCCTGT of Tichowtungia aerotolerans contains these proteins:
- a CDS encoding formate/nitrite transporter family protein, which codes for MYQESVDAAVQLGVKKTVFLKNNPLGYFIASMLAGLYVGLGTILIFSVGAPFDQADSPAVKLVMGVSFAIALTLVVFAGSELFTGNTMYLTFSGLARKTRIRDLLNIWTVSWIGNLLGSLALAWLVVFSGSIDHAFPMIGKVTAAKMSVEPGALVARGLLCNLLVCLALWTAGRTRSDAAKIMLIGLCLFAFIGSGFEHSIANMSLLAMGLFAHAGDGINWGGYFYNLLWVTFGNILGGAVVLAGAYHLASRNR
- a CDS encoding LPP20 family lipoprotein, with the translated sequence MKQGILSLALLLAGCATAPNDRPAWLLKPQELYPQAQYLVAIGEGDTRRAAENNASAGLARIFESAIQANESLSETATETKKSLSRISELKTQVQIGSSQNLLNIQFGETFTDHNGRVHIAALLPRPETSAIYRRRIAENSSDVQLLTDLSNQAPGPVGAYAFRRAAVRKALENDRMLAQLDIINPGAQNRFSLGYDPQTLYAETAAAAQKITFSVELSGDAGDALREALTGMGFSEVNPAVLTFSGNVDIQPTDLHRDTLVFVRYRYQIEARDRKQNLILSINDSRREGHINFEQATLRAQRSLRTSITSEIPRRLGETLDRLASPEE
- a CDS encoding DUF488 domain-containing protein codes for the protein MKIKIKRIYEEASAADGWRVLVDRLWPRGVRREEAQLDEWAKEVTPSDALRKWYGHDPGKWDEFSKKYRAELEEKTDELTKLLESCPEKTMTLLFAAKDETHSHAVVLKEVLDEQLKQ
- the nirB gene encoding nitrite reductase large subunit NirB; the protein is MIQKEKLVIVGNGMAAGKLVEEILSRSPEQYAITVIGDEPCGNYNRIKLVIKLKEPDLPDFFLNTPEWYADNGVEALLGQAVSVIDRAAKSVTLADGRIVSYDKLVLATGSHPFIPPMTGLDLPGVFALRKLEDVGHIRTFLKDKSHTIVLGGGLLGLELALMLRLIGKQVTVSHLMPSLMELQLPEEAGNYLKRHLEELGVNFVMGTYITDLLGSTAGVEEVRFKDGSSIKTDAVFFNCGIRPNKDLAEQAGLVFNKGIAVNDRLQTSDPFIYACGECIEFKGETWGLVAPVYEQSRTLAAVLCGEQVAYAPSAPVPARLKSDIPVISMGRFKPEPGDEVSHYTDPHGAVYKQLIIQDERIKGAVLVGEDLNADAIELHYSAKIPVPARRADLLFPGARAGDAIMDGSNIPDDAQVCDCNGVCAGKIRKAIANGSDTLYKVMLNTRAGTGCGNCKNKLKALLISEVGELREDPAEKYYAAGVPMDREELTAFIRANSLRSVSQVLHSVPNAVDDSKTRMALDYLLDYIWSSDYVLEEDSRCANDRYSGNIQKDGRFSVIPNMAGGQTTSAHLRAIADVADKYGALIKVTGADRIGLYSVDKTDLKNVWDELQMGSGHAFTKCFRACKACVGSTHCRFGLKDSLELGRVLGERYRGLRSPAKVKMGVSGCPRNCSEATIKDFGVVAVEGGWDIFIGGNGGAQVYVAQKIAQVKTDDEVIRIADRFYEYYCRNAKYGERSAHFIERVGLKTVVDAILHAPEEELCELETRFAQLRENYKDPWENLTDTMGAGMEPIQPETDDGFTQIALVEDMPPGTSQEIVISNHPVAVFHTRDDQWIATDGRCPHEQGPLIDCIIGNGRLTCPIHSYSFDIKTGACDNPDIDPLRIYTIEFRNGRVLVKPQIADIGRGVVK
- the hcp gene encoding hydroxylamine reductase, which gives rise to MFCYQCEQTAQCSGCTSFGVCGKDPETAALQDLLVDVCKQIAVKAQAGGRSREADLFVMEGLFTTVTNVNFDPDDIAMVIRRGAKLCDFEPAADMDGLVKQGEAVGIESRKNTLGDDITGLQELILYGLKGMAAYADHAYILGKEDDSVFAFFHEALASLKQDTPTVDALFSLAMKVGEVNLTVMGLLDEANTGTYGHPVPTPVNINAVKGKAILISGHDLKDLALLLEQTEGKGINIYTHGEMLPCHGYPELKKYKHLVGNYGGAWQDQRAEFEAFPGAILMTTNCIQKPKENYKARIFTCGLVQWPGVQHIDNGDFSPVIEAALEAPGFPETEPEKNIMVGFGHNAVMSVAPTVIDAVKSGALKHFFLIGGCDGAKSGRNYYTDFAEAVPDDCAILTLACGKYRFNKLEFGEIGGIPRLLDIGQCNDAFSAIQIAIALAGAFDCGVNDLPLSMILSWYEQKAICILLTLLHLGIKDIKVGPSLPAFITPPVLNVLVEKFNIAPTTTAEADLAQCLGN
- a CDS encoding class I SAM-dependent methyltransferase, which codes for MTPLSRRWERPEVVATLSATSPNDKLMQFAEKELGRSIDPCLLDIGCGAGCNAVPLAGRGWNVLGLDLSDPMLEAARRRAQQEGLTERLRFQSASMDRLPLADQSFDFIVAHGIWNLARSVAEFRTAVSEAARVARPGAPLFVFTFSRNTLPEDAEPVLGEQFVFTQFAGEPQCFLTEAQLVEELEAVGFIREPGESITEYNRRKCGELQSGGAPVLYEGIFRRC